One Antiquaquibacter oligotrophicus genomic region harbors:
- a CDS encoding cell wall-binding repeat-containing protein has product MALTGGLLSAVPAAAHDGVDHSTEPGADSALDWTNYEKALITKDVGEPIDLAILPDGRIIHTARNGDIRVTDPSTGITTLAATIPVYANSEDGLQTVAIDPDFEENNWVYVVYAPIDADGDGSPDTPSGNAPNTLPSGQDASYWDQWVGVNRLARFQWTGSTIDLASEQTIIDIEVQRGQCCHVGADIDFDGEGNLYLSTGDNTPASTPGANGFAPNNDAPNMNPGFDARRGAGNTNDLRGKILRVHVEDDGSYTIPEGNLFAPGTELTRPEIFVMGVRNPFRLEVDPETNSLTWADYGPDASAATAATAGRGPMGYVEWNAVSLDDPHNSGWPYVTGDNFAYNDWDFATATPGAFFDPENLVNDSEWNTGLTEIPDARPATLYYGDAPGQQPWDELVNFGSGGGQGPMGGPVYSYDDTNPSPTKFPEYWDGKAFMGEFSQDYIAAFTVDWADTFGVTHIEDFLPNSFLTGAGQPIHDNPMDMEFGPDGSLYVLEYGDGFFQQNPDSGLYRISYTQGNLAPQASFTATPYSSSAPPLEVTFDASTSSDPEGGDLTFEWDFNGDGTYEATGVTAAHTYTEVGAYDAVLRVTNELGLFALTSRQISVGNQAPTVTVEFPGNGGFFDWGQDIPYSITTDDPEDGTDTECSRVAWTYGLGHDEHAHPEESGTGCTGVWPTDANSPEHGPGALLYGAVVVTYEDEGAESLPPAVGEASIRLNPKLQQAEHAAQREGVTVVEDATASGGSAVQGFGPGDFLTYTPVNFSGITGAVVRASGAGTVSLHWGPPDHAAAFATATIPAGAGWQDVEIEFTPPVGTGELYVSSSTELSLDSITMVGDGVAVPEEEPEQCVGGLSDEFVGSELDQDRWEVLNPDGSIVVANGSLTMPISRTDFYGTNNTTVPNLVLQPLPDGPFTATTKVTADLAASWQQAGLVIFDDPDNYAKIALQHTATAGERRMQFLREVAGAPNEVAATSNVAVAANFPDTYWVRLTSSDGVSLNAAFSADGITFTNMPETKSLAGMVDPKVGLLAVAGTNAPATLVPASFDFFHVTPDEAAGAPGPDDEFDGTELETCRWTVVNEDTELYGVADGALRIQTTPTDFYQANNTAVPNLILQPQPGDDWVVETKVDGAQLNQQYQQGGIILYGDEDNYAKINFMTPNTAGSAVTRRIEMRSEVNAAIQNPQPQATVTGSTWLLRLEKSGTTFTGSYSADGATWTTFASVQNPNLADAMVGVYALASSSQQASAPVFFDYFRVLAEDPVDETAPTVQASVDDRTVTITASDAGSGVASVEYQLPGGEWTVYTTPFDVPGTDAVTVSFRATDVAGNVSTVATVNVAAEPGEDRVLIPVDQVSMGMYSLGPWVNAEGLEPVLGRLSEIGFENIEPYGANFTGYTAQQFRALTDGLDLSVPSSHYNVNEATFDTTLAYVETLGQEYVGSGGFAAPGIGSYANTLATAETMNRLGERSVAAGVGKFFGHNHASEFTTQYTHDGELMSAWEILVAETNPEWVTFQLDVAWATDAGVDAAALITEYADRIDLLHVKDAVNLNSAGNPSFRNLGEGNVPLQEILAAGVAADIDYFVMEYDVAADGESFAAEGFEYLTGIPAGTGEEETVVDRIAGANRYEVAVNISQAAYPETAPVVYVASGENYPDALSAGPAAAFEGGPLLLVKPGELPAVIGAEIARLAPEKIVVVGGPASVDDDVFYELSGMAAETVRIAGANRFEVSRNVAQYAFGDEVPLAYIATGEKFPDALTAGGAAGSQDAPVILVRGSAADLDDATAALLADFGTTQTRVLGGSASVSPGVFSDIKALTAATRLGGADRYEAARAINADAFTSADRAFIATGLNFPDALAGSAWAAASASPMYVAPGSCITPGVLADLEMLGVTHVTLLGGEASLTPDVFALTPCA; this is encoded by the coding sequence ATGGCGCTAACCGGAGGGCTGCTTTCCGCAGTCCCGGCAGCAGCGCACGATGGCGTTGATCACTCGACCGAACCAGGAGCCGATTCAGCGCTCGACTGGACCAACTACGAAAAGGCGCTCATCACCAAGGATGTCGGTGAGCCGATCGACCTCGCGATCCTTCCAGACGGTCGCATCATCCATACGGCACGGAACGGAGACATCCGCGTCACCGACCCGTCAACGGGCATTACAACTCTCGCGGCCACCATCCCCGTCTACGCGAATTCCGAAGACGGTCTCCAGACCGTTGCCATCGATCCGGACTTCGAAGAAAACAACTGGGTCTACGTTGTTTATGCGCCCATCGACGCAGACGGCGACGGCAGTCCGGACACTCCGTCCGGCAACGCGCCGAATACCCTTCCTTCAGGACAGGACGCGTCCTACTGGGACCAGTGGGTGGGCGTGAATCGTCTAGCCCGCTTCCAGTGGACAGGAAGCACCATCGACCTTGCGAGCGAGCAAACGATCATCGATATCGAGGTCCAGCGTGGCCAGTGCTGCCACGTAGGTGCTGACATAGATTTCGACGGTGAGGGAAACCTGTACCTGAGCACGGGTGACAACACTCCCGCAAGCACGCCCGGTGCCAACGGATTCGCACCCAACAACGATGCGCCCAACATGAACCCCGGGTTCGATGCGCGTCGCGGGGCGGGAAACACCAACGACCTGCGCGGCAAAATTCTCCGTGTCCACGTCGAGGATGACGGCTCCTACACGATCCCAGAGGGAAATCTCTTCGCACCCGGAACGGAGTTGACGCGCCCCGAGATCTTCGTGATGGGTGTGCGCAACCCGTTCCGCTTGGAGGTTGACCCAGAAACCAACTCCCTCACGTGGGCCGACTACGGCCCGGATGCTAGCGCCGCGACGGCGGCGACCGCGGGACGTGGCCCGATGGGGTACGTCGAGTGGAACGCCGTATCGCTGGATGACCCGCATAACTCGGGCTGGCCCTATGTCACGGGCGACAATTTTGCCTACAACGACTGGGACTTCGCCACCGCAACGCCTGGCGCATTCTTCGACCCCGAAAACCTTGTCAACGACTCGGAATGGAACACGGGCCTGACGGAGATCCCAGACGCGCGCCCGGCAACGCTCTATTACGGCGACGCCCCGGGGCAGCAGCCGTGGGACGAGTTGGTGAACTTCGGTTCCGGTGGCGGTCAGGGCCCCATGGGCGGCCCGGTCTACAGCTACGACGACACGAACCCCTCGCCAACAAAGTTCCCGGAGTATTGGGACGGGAAGGCGTTTATGGGCGAGTTCTCGCAGGATTACATCGCCGCATTTACTGTCGACTGGGCGGACACGTTTGGCGTGACCCACATCGAGGACTTCCTGCCCAACTCCTTCTTGACCGGAGCGGGGCAGCCGATCCACGACAACCCCATGGACATGGAGTTTGGTCCGGACGGTTCCCTCTACGTACTCGAGTACGGAGACGGCTTCTTCCAACAGAACCCCGACAGCGGGCTCTACCGGATCTCCTACACCCAGGGCAACCTTGCACCGCAGGCCAGCTTCACAGCAACCCCGTACTCGTCGTCGGCGCCTCCCCTCGAGGTGACCTTCGACGCGTCTACATCGTCCGACCCTGAGGGCGGAGACCTCACCTTCGAGTGGGATTTCAATGGCGATGGCACCTACGAGGCGACGGGCGTAACGGCGGCCCACACCTACACCGAGGTCGGCGCCTACGACGCTGTCCTCCGGGTGACGAACGAGTTGGGGCTGTTCGCCCTCACGAGCAGGCAGATTTCGGTCGGCAACCAGGCCCCGACGGTCACGGTGGAGTTCCCCGGTAACGGTGGGTTCTTCGACTGGGGTCAGGACATCCCCTACAGCATCACGACGGACGACCCCGAGGACGGAACGGATACCGAGTGCTCTCGAGTCGCGTGGACGTACGGGCTCGGTCACGATGAGCACGCCCATCCGGAAGAATCTGGCACCGGCTGCACGGGTGTGTGGCCCACCGACGCCAACTCTCCCGAGCACGGTCCAGGCGCGCTACTGTATGGCGCTGTCGTCGTCACGTACGAGGACGAGGGGGCAGAGTCTCTTCCGCCCGCTGTCGGTGAGGCTTCGATCCGTTTGAACCCGAAACTGCAGCAGGCCGAGCACGCGGCGCAGCGCGAGGGCGTCACCGTCGTGGAGGATGCCACGGCATCCGGCGGCTCTGCCGTCCAAGGTTTCGGCCCCGGCGACTTCCTCACCTACACACCCGTGAACTTCTCCGGTATCACCGGGGCGGTCGTGCGGGCCAGCGGTGCGGGAACGGTCAGCCTCCACTGGGGTCCGCCGGATCACGCTGCCGCATTCGCGACAGCCACGATCCCGGCTGGCGCCGGATGGCAGGACGTGGAGATCGAGTTCACTCCGCCGGTGGGTACCGGCGAGCTCTACGTCTCATCGTCGACGGAGCTGTCGCTGGACTCGATCACGATGGTCGGTGACGGAGTCGCAGTACCGGAGGAAGAGCCGGAGCAGTGCGTCGGGGGTCTCTCTGACGAGTTCGTCGGTAGTGAGCTCGATCAGGATCGCTGGGAAGTCCTGAACCCCGACGGGTCGATCGTGGTAGCCAATGGCAGCCTGACGATGCCGATCTCAAGGACGGACTTCTACGGCACGAACAACACGACGGTTCCGAACCTCGTGCTCCAGCCGCTGCCGGACGGGCCGTTTACGGCGACGACGAAGGTGACAGCCGATCTTGCCGCCTCCTGGCAGCAGGCCGGACTCGTGATCTTTGACGACCCAGACAACTACGCGAAAATCGCGCTGCAGCACACGGCCACTGCCGGTGAGCGTCGCATGCAGTTCCTCCGCGAGGTTGCCGGGGCGCCCAACGAGGTCGCCGCGACGTCGAACGTCGCGGTGGCAGCGAACTTCCCGGACACCTACTGGGTGCGCCTGACAAGTTCGGACGGCGTAAGCCTCAATGCCGCGTTCTCGGCGGACGGCATCACCTTCACGAACATGCCCGAGACGAAGTCTCTTGCCGGGATGGTCGACCCGAAGGTCGGTCTGCTCGCCGTTGCGGGCACCAATGCTCCGGCGACGCTGGTTCCCGCAAGCTTCGACTTCTTCCACGTCACGCCGGACGAGGCAGCCGGGGCCCCGGGCCCGGATGACGAGTTCGACGGGACGGAGCTGGAGACGTGCCGCTGGACGGTGGTGAACGAGGATACGGAGCTTTACGGCGTTGCCGACGGGGCCCTGAGGATCCAGACCACGCCGACCGACTTCTACCAGGCCAACAACACCGCGGTTCCGAACCTGATCCTGCAACCGCAGCCGGGTGACGACTGGGTTGTCGAGACTAAGGTGGACGGCGCTCAGCTCAACCAGCAGTACCAGCAGGGTGGAATCATCCTGTATGGCGACGAGGACAACTACGCGAAGATCAACTTCATGACGCCCAACACCGCAGGTTCCGCGGTGACCCGACGCATCGAGATGCGCAGTGAGGTGAACGCAGCGATCCAGAACCCGCAACCGCAGGCAACGGTGACCGGCTCCACGTGGCTGCTGCGACTCGAGAAGTCCGGTACGACGTTCACGGGGTCCTACAGCGCCGATGGTGCAACATGGACGACCTTCGCTTCCGTCCAGAACCCGAACCTGGCAGATGCCATGGTCGGTGTTTACGCGCTCGCCTCGTCCTCTCAGCAGGCCTCGGCCCCGGTGTTCTTCGACTACTTCCGCGTACTCGCTGAGGATCCGGTGGACGAGACTGCTCCGACGGTTCAGGCCAGTGTCGACGATCGCACCGTGACGATCACGGCTTCGGATGCTGGAAGCGGTGTGGCGTCGGTGGAGTATCAGTTGCCAGGCGGTGAGTGGACGGTGTACACCACTCCGTTCGACGTGCCGGGTACTGACGCTGTGACGGTCTCCTTCCGTGCAACGGATGTCGCGGGCAACGTCTCGACGGTGGCTACCGTCAACGTGGCCGCCGAGCCGGGCGAGGATCGAGTTCTCATTCCCGTTGATCAAGTCTCGATGGGTATGTACTCGTTGGGCCCGTGGGTCAACGCGGAGGGACTGGAGCCTGTGCTGGGACGACTGTCCGAGATCGGCTTTGAGAACATCGAGCCGTACGGAGCCAACTTCACCGGGTACACCGCTCAGCAGTTCCGAGCGCTTACCGACGGGCTTGATCTGAGCGTTCCGAGTTCGCACTACAACGTGAACGAGGCGACGTTCGACACCACGCTCGCGTACGTCGAGACTCTCGGCCAGGAGTACGTCGGCTCTGGTGGGTTCGCTGCTCCCGGCATCGGCTCGTATGCGAACACGTTGGCTACGGCCGAGACGATGAACCGTCTGGGTGAGCGTTCAGTGGCCGCCGGCGTTGGCAAGTTCTTCGGCCATAACCATGCGAGCGAGTTCACAACTCAGTACACCCACGACGGTGAGCTGATGTCGGCGTGGGAGATTCTTGTCGCCGAGACGAACCCGGAGTGGGTGACCTTCCAGCTCGATGTTGCGTGGGCTACCGATGCAGGGGTGGATGCCGCGGCACTCATCACCGAGTACGCAGACCGCATCGACCTTCTCCATGTCAAGGACGCGGTGAACCTCAACAGTGCGGGAAACCCGTCGTTCCGAAACCTTGGCGAGGGTAACGTTCCCCTCCAGGAGATTCTCGCCGCTGGTGTCGCCGCTGACATCGATTACTTCGTAATGGAGTACGACGTAGCCGCCGACGGTGAAAGCTTCGCGGCCGAGGGCTTCGAGTACCTGACCGGCATTCCGGCCGGTACGGGCGAGGAGGAGACTGTGGTCGACCGTATCGCGGGCGCCAACCGCTACGAGGTCGCGGTGAACATCTCGCAGGCCGCATACCCGGAGACCGCCCCGGTGGTCTACGTTGCCAGCGGCGAGAACTACCCGGATGCGTTGTCGGCAGGTCCTGCCGCGGCGTTCGAGGGTGGTCCGCTGCTCCTCGTCAAGCCGGGCGAGCTCCCGGCCGTGATCGGTGCGGAGATTGCGCGACTGGCTCCGGAGAAGATCGTGGTGGTCGGTGGGCCGGCATCCGTGGATGACGACGTCTTCTACGAGCTGTCGGGTATGGCCGCTGAGACGGTGCGTATCGCCGGTGCCAACCGTTTCGAGGTCTCTCGTAACGTCGCACAGTACGCCTTCGGTGACGAGGTGCCACTCGCCTACATCGCGACGGGGGAGAAGTTCCCCGATGCGCTGACGGCCGGTGGTGCAGCCGGTTCGCAGGACGCTCCCGTCATCCTCGTGAGGGGTTCTGCTGCGGATCTGGATGACGCGACGGCGGCTCTGCTCGCCGACTTCGGTACAACGCAGACGCGAGTCCTCGGTGGCTCCGCCTCGGTGTCGCCCGGGGTCTTCAGCGACATCAAGGCGCTCACCGCGGCGACGCGACTGGGCGGGGCTGATCGGTATGAGGCGGCGCGCGCGATCAACGCTGACGCCTTCACCTCCGCCGACCGGGCATTCATCGCGACCGGGTTGAACTTCCCGGATGCGCTCGCGGGTTCCGCGTGGGCTGCCGCATCGGCTTCGCCGATGTACGTGGCTCCCGGTTCGTGCATCACTCCGGGTGTCCTGGCGGACCTGGAGATGCTCGGAGTGACCCACGTCACCCTCCTGGGTGGCGAGGCGTCGCTGACTCCGGATGTCTTCGCGCTCACACCATGCGCATGA